The following is a genomic window from Clostridium sp..
ATCTTTATAGAAAGTTCCAGTTACGAGTGCATATGCGGAAAAATTGGATATAAATGCAAACATGAGAGAGGGATCATCCTTGAAATTAATACTTGTTAATAATGAAACAAGTATAATTATTATAAAAGTTTTTTTCTGTATCAATATATCCTTTAAAATCAAATTAATCATTGTTTTTACCTCCATTTACCGTATATACCAGGATATCGTCCAGGCTTGCTTTTTCAAAAAGTACTTCTCCTTTAGAAAAATTTTTGATGCTCTCCATATTTTTTGTAAGTGCTTCAAAACCAAAGGAGTTTTCTTTTATACTTATGAGATAGTTTTTGATATCAGATGTCAGCAGGCTTTTATTTCCTTTTACAATTTTATAATTGTCGAGAATGCTATCTTTGGTATCTGAAAAAACTATTTTGCCTGAATTTAGAAATGTTATATAGTCTGCTATTTTTTCCAAATCAGCGGTTATATGGGTGGAAAACAATACGGACTTGTTTTCATCCTGTATTATTGAATATAGGATGTCGAGCATTTCATTTCTGAATACTGGATCAAGGCCTGAAGTAGGTTCATCCATTATTATGAGTTCTGGATTATGTGAAAGTGCAATTGCAAGAGAATATTTCATTTTCATGCCCTTTGAAAGTTGTTTTATCTTTTCCCTTACAGGAAGGTTGAAATCGGCCATGTATTTATTGAAAATATCATTGTCCCAATCTTTATAAAAACGCCTTATTATGTTTTTCATTTCAACTAAAGTCAGGTCGTCATAAAAACAGTTTTCATCGTATACAAAGCCTATTTTCTGTTTTATTTGTCTCTCATGACTTATGTTGTCCATATTAAAAACCTTGATGGATCCTGAGTTTTTCTTTACAAGATTCATTATAAGCTTTATAGTAGTACTTTTCCCAGCACCATTTGGACCTATAAGTCCCATGATATATCCTCTTGGGAGATTAAAACTTATATTGTCGAGAATAAATCCTCCATAAGTTTTACTCAGATTTTTTATTTCCAGAATGTTATTCATTATCTTCCCCCTTGCTTTATATATTGTCGTATAAAATATCAATCATTTCTTTTAATTGTTCTTTTTTTAATCCTATTATTTTACTCTCTTCTATGGCTTCAATAAGTTTGTCTTCAATGGATTTGATTTTTTTCTCTCTTAAGAATTCCCTGTTCTGTGATGATACATAAGAACCTTTTCCCGGCACGGTTTCAATGAATCCTTCTTTTTCCAGCTCCTCATAGGCTCTCTTTGTAGTTATTACACTTATTTTCAGTTCTTTTGCAAGATTTCTTATAGAAGGAAGAAGTTCACCCTCTGATAGAACTTCTTTTATAATATTATCTTTTATCTGTCTTGTAATTTGTTCATATATTGGATCCTTTGATATATTGGAAATAATTATGTTCATGATTGCTGCTCCTTTTAAAAGATCGCACATACTGTATATAATTGATTATATACAGTATAAACACTAATAAAATTTTTGTCAATATAAAAAACTTGAAATGCATGTAATGCACTTCAAGTCTTTACAATCCCAAACTAGTCCATGGATTCCATTATGCTGACTAAAGTTTCTTTTGAAATATTTCCCTGAATTACGTATTGTATATTGTTCTTATTCAATG
Proteins encoded in this region:
- a CDS encoding GntR family transcriptional regulator — translated: MNIIISNISKDPIYEQITRQIKDNIIKEVLSEGELLPSIRNLAKELKISVITTKRAYEELEKEGFIETVPGKGSYVSSQNREFLREKKIKSIEDKLIEAIEESKIIGLKKEQLKEMIDILYDNI
- a CDS encoding ABC transporter ATP-binding protein, which produces MNNILEIKNLSKTYGGFILDNISFNLPRGYIMGLIGPNGAGKSTTIKLIMNLVKKNSGSIKVFNMDNISHERQIKQKIGFVYDENCFYDDLTLVEMKNIIRRFYKDWDNDIFNKYMADFNLPVREKIKQLSKGMKMKYSLAIALSHNPELIIMDEPTSGLDPVFRNEMLDILYSIIQDENKSVLFSTHITADLEKIADYITFLNSGKIVFSDTKDSILDNYKIVKGNKSLLTSDIKNYLISIKENSFGFEALTKNMESIKNFSKGEVLFEKASLDDILVYTVNGGKNND